From a single Pseudomonas sp. A34-9 genomic region:
- a CDS encoding chemotaxis response regulator CheY, translating into MKILIVDDFSTMRRIIKNLLRDLGFTNTVEADDGVTAIPVLNSGSIDFLVTDWNMPGMTGIDLLRHVRADEKLKHLPVLMVTAEAKREQIIEAAQAGVNGYVVKPFTAQALKDKIEKIFERIG; encoded by the coding sequence ATGAAAATCCTCATCGTTGATGACTTCTCAACGATGCGGCGGATCATCAAGAACCTGCTGCGCGATCTTGGGTTCACCAACACCGTCGAGGCTGACGATGGCGTGACTGCCATTCCAGTGCTCAACAGCGGAAGCATCGACTTTCTGGTAACGGACTGGAACATGCCGGGCATGACCGGTATCGACCTGCTGCGCCACGTACGTGCCGATGAAAAACTCAAGCACCTGCCCGTACTGATGGTGACTGCAGAAGCCAAGCGCGAGCAGATCATCGAAGCCGCTCAGGCCGGTGTAAACGGCTACGTAGTCAAACCTTTCACGGCTCAGGCGTTGAAAGACAAAATCGAGAAGATTTTCGAACGCATCGGCTGA
- the flhF gene encoding flagellar biosynthesis protein FlhF → MQVKRFFAADMRQAMKLVRDELGADAAIIGNRRIAGGVELTAALDYKLSALAPRVPNMELEDELRKTQSRIVTAQAELSLRGEADGNSNRQIFAGLPLTAGLPLTAAEPLTEPTYAAPARPAAAPAQSSGGVDPRALDSMRFELNSLRELMEVQLGTLAWNQLQGSRPAQANLYRRLQRIGLSGPLSRDLLAMITDIEEPRQAWRMLLAHLARMIAVPEVEPLEEGGIIAMVGPAGMGKTTTLAKLAARYVLKYGAQNVALVSMDSFRIGAQEQLKTLGRILNVPVTHVDPGQSLVQALDPLLRKRVVLIDTAGLQASDPALRMQLESLAGRGIRSKNYLVLATTSQKQVLTAAYHSYKRCGLAGCILTKLDETASLGEVLSLAISHELPVAYLTDGPRIPDDLHLPRRHQLVSRAVSVQMQEEPSEEAMADMFADIYHSPTKQVG, encoded by the coding sequence ATGCAAGTTAAGCGTTTCTTTGCCGCCGATATGCGTCAGGCCATGAAGCTGGTTCGTGATGAGCTGGGCGCTGATGCCGCCATCATTGGCAATCGCCGCATTGCCGGCGGTGTCGAGCTGACGGCGGCACTGGATTACAAACTGTCGGCGCTGGCGCCACGGGTTCCGAACATGGAGCTCGAAGACGAGCTGCGCAAGACCCAGTCGCGCATCGTCACCGCTCAGGCCGAACTGAGCCTGCGTGGCGAAGCCGACGGCAATAGCAATCGCCAGATCTTTGCCGGGCTGCCGTTGACGGCCGGCCTGCCGCTGACCGCCGCTGAACCGCTGACCGAGCCGACTTATGCCGCGCCAGCGCGCCCGGCTGCGGCCCCTGCGCAGTCTTCCGGCGGCGTGGATCCGCGTGCACTGGATTCGATGCGCTTTGAATTGAACAGCCTGCGCGAGCTGATGGAAGTCCAGCTCGGCACCCTGGCCTGGAATCAGCTGCAAGGCAGCCGTCCGGCGCAAGCCAATCTGTATCGTCGTCTGCAACGTATCGGTCTGTCCGGCCCGTTGTCGCGCGATCTGCTGGCGATGATCACTGATATTGAAGAACCGCGTCAGGCCTGGCGCATGTTGCTCGCGCATCTGGCACGGATGATTGCCGTACCGGAAGTCGAGCCGCTGGAAGAGGGCGGTATCATTGCCATGGTCGGCCCTGCCGGCATGGGCAAGACCACCACGCTGGCCAAGCTGGCCGCGCGCTACGTGCTGAAATACGGCGCGCAGAACGTCGCGCTGGTGAGCATGGACAGTTTCCGCATCGGCGCGCAGGAACAACTGAAGACGCTGGGGCGCATTCTCAATGTGCCGGTGACCCACGTCGACCCGGGCCAATCGCTGGTGCAAGCGCTGGATCCATTGCTGCGCAAGCGCGTGGTGCTGATCGATACTGCCGGCCTGCAAGCCAGCGATCCGGCCCTGCGCATGCAGCTCGAAAGTCTGGCCGGACGTGGCATTCGCTCAAAAAATTATCTGGTCTTGGCAACCACCAGCCAGAAACAGGTTCTAACCGCCGCTTATCACAGTTACAAGCGTTGCGGGCTTGCCGGCTGCATCCTGACTAAACTGGATGAAACGGCCAGCCTTGGCGAAGTGTTGAGCCTGGCGATCAGTCATGAATTGCCGGTCGCGTACCTGACCGATGGCCCACGGATTCCGGATGATCTGCATCTGCCGCGCCGTCATCAACTGGTCAGCCGCGCCGTCAGCGTGCAAATGCAGGAAGAACCCAGCGAAGAAGCCATGGCTGACATGTTCGCTGATATCTATCACAGCCCGACCAAGCAGGTAGGCTGA
- the flhA gene encoding flagellar biosynthesis protein FlhA, with protein sequence MDRSQLFNTARSNVADLSRGNLGVPLLLLVMLAMMMLPVPPFLLDVFFTFNIALSIVVLLVCVYALRPLDFAVFPTILLVATLLRLALNVASTRVVMLHGQDGHAAAGKVIQAFGEVVIGGNYVVGIVVFAILMIINFVVVTKGAGRISEVSARFTLDAMPGKQMAIDADLNAGLIDQNQAKMRRQEVAQEAEFYGSMDGASKFVRGDAIAGLLILFINLIGGMAVGIFQHNMSFGDAGRVYALLTIGDGLVAQLPSLLLSTAAAIMVTRASGSEDMGKQINRQMFASPKALAVAAGLMAVMGLVPGMPHFSFLTMAALAAGGAYLFWKKQNVAKVVALEEVKRQQELLPSPARAMETKELGWDDVTPIDMIGLEVGYRLIPLVDRNQGGQLLARIKGVRKKLSQDLGFLMPTVHIRDNLDLAPSAYRLTLMGVILAEAEIYPDRELAINPGQVYGTLNGINAKDPAFGLEAVWIEISQRAQAQSLGYTVVDASTVVATHLNQILYKHSSELIGHEEVQQLMQLLAKSSPKLAEELVPGVVSLSQLLKVLQALLAEHVPVRDIRSIAEAIANNAAKSQDTAALVAAVRVGVSRAIVQSIVGTESELPVITLEPRLEQILLNSLQKAGQGSEEGVLLEPSMAEKLQRSLIEAAQRQEMQGQPVILLVAGPIRAMLSRFGRLAVPGLHVLAYQEIPDNKQVTIVATVGPNG encoded by the coding sequence GTGGATCGCTCTCAGTTATTCAACACTGCTCGCTCGAATGTTGCCGACCTCAGTCGAGGCAATCTGGGCGTGCCATTGTTGCTGCTGGTGATGCTGGCGATGATGATGTTGCCGGTGCCGCCGTTCCTGCTCGACGTGTTTTTCACCTTCAACATCGCGCTGTCGATTGTGGTGCTGCTGGTTTGCGTGTACGCGCTGCGGCCGCTGGATTTCGCCGTGTTCCCGACGATTCTGCTGGTCGCGACGTTGTTGCGGCTGGCGTTGAACGTGGCGTCGACGCGGGTGGTCATGCTCCACGGTCAGGACGGCCACGCCGCCGCCGGTAAGGTGATCCAGGCCTTTGGTGAGGTGGTGATCGGCGGTAACTACGTGGTCGGTATCGTGGTCTTCGCCATTTTGATGATCATCAACTTCGTCGTGGTGACCAAGGGTGCCGGGCGGATTTCCGAGGTGAGCGCGCGCTTCACCCTCGATGCGATGCCCGGCAAACAAATGGCGATCGACGCCGACCTCAACGCCGGCCTGATCGACCAGAACCAGGCCAAGATGCGTCGTCAGGAAGTCGCCCAGGAGGCCGAGTTCTACGGTTCGATGGACGGTGCCAGCAAGTTCGTCCGTGGTGACGCCATCGCCGGCCTGTTGATTCTGTTCATCAACCTTATCGGCGGTATGGCCGTCGGTATCTTCCAGCACAACATGAGCTTCGGCGATGCCGGTCGGGTTTACGCCTTGCTGACCATCGGTGACGGTTTAGTGGCGCAATTGCCATCACTGTTGTTATCGACAGCGGCAGCGATCATGGTGACCCGTGCTTCCGGCTCGGAAGACATGGGCAAGCAGATCAATCGTCAGATGTTCGCCTCGCCGAAAGCGCTGGCGGTGGCGGCCGGTTTGATGGCGGTGATGGGCCTGGTGCCGGGCATGCCGCACTTCTCCTTCCTGACCATGGCGGCGCTGGCTGCGGGTGGCGCGTACCTGTTCTGGAAGAAGCAGAACGTGGCCAAGGTCGTGGCGCTGGAAGAGGTCAAGCGCCAGCAAGAGCTACTGCCGTCGCCGGCCCGCGCCATGGAAACCAAGGAGCTGGGCTGGGATGACGTGACGCCGATCGACATGATCGGCCTGGAAGTCGGCTATCGTCTGATCCCGCTGGTGGATCGCAACCAGGGCGGGCAGTTGCTGGCGCGGATCAAGGGCGTGCGCAAGAAACTCTCGCAGGATCTGGGCTTCCTGATGCCGACCGTGCACATTCGCGACAACCTCGATCTGGCGCCAAGCGCTTATCGCCTGACGTTGATGGGGGTGATCCTCGCCGAAGCCGAGATCTATCCGGACCGCGAGCTGGCGATCAACCCGGGCCAGGTCTACGGCACGCTCAACGGTATCAACGCCAAAGATCCGGCTTTCGGCCTGGAAGCGGTGTGGATCGAAATCAGCCAGCGTGCGCAGGCACAATCCCTCGGTTACACGGTGGTGGATGCCAGCACCGTGGTCGCGACGCACTTGAACCAGATTCTGTACAAGCACTCCAGCGAGCTGATCGGCCACGAAGAAGTGCAGCAACTCATGCAATTGCTGGCCAAAAGCTCGCCGAAACTGGCTGAAGAGCTGGTGCCGGGCGTGGTATCGCTGTCGCAACTGCTCAAAGTGCTGCAAGCGCTGTTGGCCGAACACGTGCCGGTGCGCGATATCCGCAGCATTGCCGAAGCCATCGCCAACAACGCTGCGAAGAGTCAAGATACCGCCGCGTTGGTGGCTGCGGTGCGCGTTGGCGTATCGCGTGCCATCGTCCAAAGCATTGTAGGCACTGAGTCCGAGCTGCCTGTGATCACCTTGGAGCCAAGGTTGGAACAAATATTGCTCAATAGTCTGCAGAAGGCAGGACAAGGCTCGGAAGAGGGTGTTCTGCTGGAGCCAAGCATGGCCGAGAAGCTGCAGCGTTCGCTCATCGAAGCGGCGCAGCGTCAGGAAATGCAAGGTCAGCCGGTGATCCTTTTGGTCGCTGGCCCGATCCGCGCGATGCTCTCGCGCTTTGGCCGCCTCGCAGTCCCTGGGCTGCATGTGCTGGCCTACCAGGAAATACCGGACAACAAGCAAGTGACCATCGTTGCGACAGTAGGGCCCAACGGCTGA
- the flhB gene encoding flagellar biosynthesis protein FlhB, with product MAESESGQDKTEDPTDKRKKDSREKGEIARSKELNTLAVMMAGAGALLVFGGMLAEDLMELMRLNFTLSREVIMDQGSMGAFLLQSGQMALLAIQPIMITLLIAALIGPISLGGWLFAAGSMAPKFSRMNPAAGLKRMFSFKAVVELLKALAKFLITLGVALAVLSADVDDFLRIAHEPLDMAIIHSVTLVGWSTLWLACGLIIIAAVDVPVQLWEAHKKLLMTKQEVRDEHKDQEGRPEVKQRIRQTQREMSQRRMMAAIPDADVVITNPTHYAVALKYDSEKGGAPILLAKGSDFLALKIREIAVANNVMLLESPGLARSIYYSTELDQEIPGGLYLAVAQVLAYVYQIRQYRAGKGKRPDPLKDDLPIPPDLRRDS from the coding sequence ATGGCAGAGAGCGAAAGCGGTCAGGACAAAACAGAAGACCCCACGGACAAACGCAAAAAAGACTCCCGTGAAAAGGGTGAGATTGCCCGCTCCAAAGAGCTCAACACGCTCGCCGTGATGATGGCCGGTGCCGGCGCGTTGCTGGTGTTCGGCGGCATGCTGGCCGAAGACCTGATGGAACTGATGCGCCTGAACTTCACGCTGTCGCGTGAGGTGATCATGGATCAGGGGTCCATGGGCGCGTTTCTGTTGCAGTCCGGCCAGATGGCCCTGCTGGCGATTCAGCCGATCATGATCACCCTGTTGATCGCGGCGCTGATCGGGCCGATTTCTCTCGGTGGCTGGCTGTTCGCGGCGGGCTCCATGGCGCCCAAGTTCAGCCGAATGAACCCGGCGGCAGGCCTGAAACGGATGTTCTCGTTCAAGGCTGTGGTCGAACTGCTCAAGGCCCTGGCCAAGTTTCTGATTACGTTGGGCGTGGCGTTGGCCGTGTTGTCGGCGGACGTCGATGACTTTTTGCGGATAGCCCACGAACCGCTTGATATGGCGATCATCCACAGCGTCACGCTGGTCGGCTGGAGCACCTTGTGGCTGGCCTGCGGCCTGATCATCATCGCCGCCGTCGACGTGCCGGTACAGCTCTGGGAAGCGCACAAGAAACTGCTGATGACCAAGCAGGAAGTGCGCGACGAGCACAAGGATCAGGAGGGGCGCCCGGAGGTCAAACAGCGCATCCGCCAGACCCAGCGCGAAATGTCCCAGCGGCGCATGATGGCGGCGATTCCCGACGCCGACGTGGTCATCACCAACCCGACCCACTACGCCGTCGCGCTCAAGTACGACTCGGAAAAGGGTGGTGCGCCGATCCTGCTGGCCAAGGGCAGCGATTTCCTCGCCCTGAAAATCCGCGAAATCGCCGTGGCCAACAACGTCATGCTCCTCGAATCGCCGGGGCTGGCACGCTCGATCTACTACTCCACCGAACTGGATCAGGAAATCCCGGGTGGGTTGTATCTGGCGGTTGCTCAGGTGTTGGCCTACGTCTACCAGATTCGCCAATACCGCGCCGGCAAGGGCAAGCGCCCGGATCCGCTCAAGGACGATCTGCCGATTCCGCCGGATCTGCGCCGCGATTCCTGA
- the fliA gene encoding RNA polymerase sigma factor FliA — protein sequence MTASGMNYYKKSARDAQYELIERYAPLVKRIAYHLLARLPASVQVEDLIQAGMIGLLEVSTKYDASKGASFETYAGIRIRGAMLDEVRKGDWAPRSVHRNTRMVSDAIRSIEAKTGRDAKDHEVAAELQLSLDDYYGILNDTLGSRLFSFDDLLQDGEHEGLHEDGASAHMEPSRDLEDERFQAALADAIANLPERERLVLALYYDEELNLKEIGEVLGVSESRVSQLHSQCAARLRGRLGEWRAR from the coding sequence ATGACCGCAAGCGGTATGAACTACTACAAGAAGTCGGCACGTGACGCGCAGTACGAACTGATCGAGCGTTACGCGCCACTGGTCAAACGCATTGCTTATCACTTGCTGGCACGCTTGCCGGCGAGTGTGCAGGTCGAAGACCTGATCCAGGCCGGGATGATCGGCCTGCTCGAAGTCTCGACCAAATACGACGCCAGCAAAGGCGCCAGTTTCGAAACGTACGCGGGCATACGAATCCGCGGCGCGATGCTCGACGAAGTGCGCAAAGGGGATTGGGCGCCACGCTCGGTTCACCGCAATACCCGTATGGTCAGCGACGCGATTCGCTCAATTGAAGCTAAAACCGGCCGTGATGCTAAAGATCACGAGGTTGCGGCCGAACTCCAATTGAGTCTCGACGATTACTACGGGATTTTGAATGACACCTTGGGCAGCCGCCTGTTCAGTTTCGACGACCTGTTGCAGGACGGCGAACACGAAGGGCTGCACGAGGATGGCGCCAGTGCTCATATGGAGCCGTCACGCGATCTGGAAGATGAACGTTTCCAGGCAGCGCTGGCGGACGCGATTGCCAATTTGCCGGAGCGTGAGCGACTGGTGTTGGCGCTGTACTACGACGAAGAGCTGAACCTCAAGGAGATCGGTGAAGTCCTTGGCGTCAGTGAATCGCGGGTCAGCCAGTTACACAGCCAGTGCGCGGCCCGTTTGCGGGGGCGTTTGGGGGAGTGGCGAGCGCGCTGA
- the fleN gene encoding flagellar synthesis regulator FleN — protein sequence MGSMHPVQVIAVTGGKGGVGKTNVSVNLSLALAELGRRVMLLDADLGLANVDVLLGLTPKRTLADVIEGRCELRDVLLQGPGGIRIVPAASGTQSMVHLSPAQHAGLIQAFSDIGDNLDVLVIDTAAGIGDSVVSFVRAAQEVLLVVCDEPTSITDAYALIKLLNRDYGMNRFRVLANMAQSPQEGRNLFAKLTKVTDRFLDVALQYVGAVPYDESVRKAVQKQRAVYEAFPRFKCALAFKAIAQKVDTWPLPANPRGHLEFFVERLVQQTAGPVL from the coding sequence ATGGGCAGCATGCATCCCGTACAGGTGATCGCGGTGACCGGCGGCAAAGGTGGCGTCGGCAAGACTAATGTGTCAGTGAACTTGTCGCTGGCGCTGGCAGAGCTTGGCCGTCGGGTCATGCTGCTGGACGCCGACCTGGGCCTGGCGAATGTCGACGTATTGTTGGGTCTGACCCCTAAACGCACGCTGGCCGACGTCATCGAAGGCCGGTGCGAATTGCGTGACGTGCTGTTGCAAGGCCCGGGTGGCATTCGCATCGTCCCGGCCGCGTCCGGCACGCAGAGCATGGTCCACCTGAGCCCGGCGCAACACGCCGGCCTGATTCAGGCCTTCAGCGACATCGGCGACAATCTCGACGTGCTGGTGATCGACACCGCTGCGGGTATTGGTGACTCGGTAGTCAGTTTCGTACGCGCCGCGCAAGAAGTGTTGCTGGTGGTCTGCGATGAGCCGACCTCGATCACTGACGCGTATGCGCTGATCAAACTGCTCAACCGCGACTACGGCATGAACCGCTTCCGCGTGCTGGCCAACATGGCGCAGAGCCCGCAGGAAGGGCGCAACCTGTTCGCCAAGTTGACCAAGGTCACGGATCGCTTCCTTGACGTGGCCCTACAATACGTCGGCGCCGTGCCTTACGACGAAAGCGTGCGCAAAGCGGTGCAGAAGCAGCGTGCGGTGTACGAAGCCTTCCCGCGTTTCAAGTGCGCGCTGGCGTTCAAGGCGATCGCGCAGAAGGTCGACACCTGGCCGCTGCCCGCCAACCCGCGTGGCCACCTTGAATTTTTTGTCGAGCGCCTCGTGCAGCAAACGGCAGGGCCCGTGCTATGA
- a CDS encoding protein phosphatase CheZ gives MEHNESSQGDFESTLKKHAVELVESLEKGRFGDAVQLIHELNQTRDRGLYQEVGKLTRELHSAIVNFQIDPNMPQAEEVSQITDATERLGYVVKLTEAAANRTMDLVESATPVVNGLADEAQTLSADWSRFMRREVGAEEFRELARRVDGFLSRSSTDNRAVSSNLNDILLAQDYQDLTGQVIKRVTQLVTEVESNLLKLVLMASQVDRFAGIEHDRAAMLAEKDPQKHLSQGEGPQIHADKREDVVSGQDDVDDLLSSLGF, from the coding sequence ATGGAGCATAACGAATCTTCACAGGGCGATTTCGAGTCGACCCTGAAAAAACACGCGGTCGAACTGGTCGAAAGCCTTGAAAAAGGCAGGTTCGGCGACGCTGTGCAACTGATCCATGAGCTCAATCAGACCCGTGACCGTGGCCTGTATCAGGAAGTCGGCAAGCTCACACGTGAACTGCACAGTGCGATCGTCAATTTCCAGATCGACCCGAACATGCCGCAGGCCGAGGAAGTGTCGCAAATCACCGACGCCACCGAACGCCTGGGCTATGTGGTCAAGCTGACAGAGGCCGCGGCCAACCGCACCATGGATCTGGTGGAAAGCGCCACCCCGGTAGTCAATGGTCTGGCTGACGAAGCCCAGACCTTGAGCGCCGATTGGTCTCGCTTCATGCGTCGCGAGGTCGGGGCTGAAGAGTTCCGCGAGCTGGCGCGCCGGGTCGACGGTTTTCTGTCACGCAGCAGCACGGACAACCGTGCGGTGTCGAGCAATCTCAACGACATCCTGCTGGCCCAGGATTACCAGGACCTGACCGGTCAGGTGATCAAGCGTGTGACCCAACTGGTCACCGAAGTCGAAAGCAATTTGCTCAAACTCGTCCTCATGGCCAGTCAGGTGGACCGCTTTGCGGGCATCGAACATGACCGTGCCGCGATGCTTGCAGAAAAAGATCCACAAAAACATCTCTCGCAGGGTGAAGGTCCGCAGATTCATGCCGATAAACGAGAAGACGTTGTGTCCGGTCAGGACGATGTGGACGATTTGTTATCCAGCCTCGGGTTCTAG
- a CDS encoding Ig-like domain-containing protein, with product MDTESTIDIQSDEVIEILKLVPVFIPGWLTPVRPSGLADGGIPRRLFTGTPERVRCVVDPWTLLLNRGVATLAEYESVELFINDGTTPVDSYTVEPGEENKRIALQAPKTKFVNGINKLQYVVKRLGGNEESSDILRVLYHLHPHANFKLIIPPKVIAYGVTAELAKEGVTFEMRYTTKEPFDQVQLKLGNATFKMEVTDPSAPVSVTLYTDDFKNFVDGEINANFEVTDQLGNSGESPNETLNIRLKEENLPAPTLVNVLDSNNEEVAEGASTTSTTLILKGTASKGKDIEIFDGSGPSAVSKGKLTASPIDGSWQHTITVTVGGHRLYAKSLYHPTSVYSNVRLLTVSVEPLSVDTTLMVLDGIMVRSGYCPHLNGVDAIGNTKIRVAIGGNPPYTYKSSNPSVAAVDASGKATGMGNGGATITITDKQDAQVSYSVQVSNIYSLLVHGGVGWTYQRYLQSLAQRGEIHLTPQIRAVMQRCFSQPWFAWIAGPQFPQLDRAWTGNTNGAQGEVYNTYTRNFEWLAQTADPRDGLSFSLNYWGGTGAMSASEEILEAAEMIAGSSSVD from the coding sequence ATGGACACTGAATCAACCATCGACATCCAGTCTGACGAAGTGATTGAAATTTTAAAACTGGTCCCGGTTTTCATACCTGGCTGGCTGACCCCGGTGAGGCCATCCGGTCTCGCTGATGGTGGTATACCTAGACGGCTCTTCACCGGTACCCCAGAACGCGTGAGGTGTGTGGTTGATCCGTGGACGTTACTGCTAAACCGGGGCGTGGCGACGCTAGCCGAGTACGAATCAGTCGAATTGTTTATCAATGACGGGACGACACCCGTGGACAGCTACACTGTCGAGCCCGGCGAGGAAAACAAGCGAATCGCGCTGCAAGCTCCGAAAACCAAGTTTGTAAACGGCATCAACAAACTGCAGTACGTAGTTAAACGGCTAGGCGGCAATGAAGAATCATCGGATATCTTGCGCGTGCTCTACCACCTGCACCCCCACGCCAACTTCAAGCTGATTATTCCACCCAAGGTAATCGCCTACGGCGTTACCGCTGAACTGGCCAAGGAGGGCGTCACGTTCGAAATGCGCTACACCACCAAAGAACCCTTCGATCAAGTGCAATTAAAACTCGGCAATGCAACATTCAAGATGGAGGTCACAGATCCCTCGGCACCTGTGAGCGTAACGCTGTATACCGATGACTTTAAAAACTTTGTTGACGGCGAGATCAATGCCAATTTCGAGGTGACGGATCAATTGGGAAATTCTGGTGAATCGCCGAATGAGACGCTGAATATTCGCCTTAAAGAGGAAAATCTGCCGGCCCCGACCCTCGTCAACGTATTGGATTCCAACAATGAAGAAGTGGCGGAGGGTGCCAGCACCACCAGCACCACGTTAATACTCAAGGGTACCGCCAGCAAAGGGAAGGATATCGAGATTTTCGACGGTAGTGGTCCGAGCGCAGTGTCCAAAGGCAAACTGACCGCGAGTCCAATTGACGGGTCTTGGCAGCACACCATCACCGTAACAGTCGGCGGTCACCGCTTGTATGCTAAATCGCTGTACCACCCAACCTCGGTTTATTCCAACGTGCGATTACTGACTGTGAGTGTCGAACCACTTTCAGTGGACACGACGCTGATGGTGCTGGACGGAATAATGGTGAGAAGTGGTTACTGTCCACACCTCAATGGTGTCGATGCGATTGGTAACACTAAGATTCGCGTGGCTATTGGAGGTAATCCGCCCTATACCTACAAGTCCTCGAATCCCTCCGTCGCAGCAGTTGACGCAAGCGGCAAGGCCACGGGAATGGGCAACGGTGGGGCAACCATCACCATCACCGACAAACAAGATGCGCAGGTCAGCTACTCAGTCCAGGTCTCGAACATCTACTCCTTGTTGGTACACGGAGGCGTAGGTTGGACTTACCAGAGATACCTTCAATCACTGGCGCAAAGAGGAGAGATTCACTTAACGCCGCAAATCCGTGCGGTCATGCAGCGTTGCTTCTCTCAGCCTTGGTTCGCTTGGATTGCAGGTCCACAGTTTCCTCAACTGGACAGAGCCTGGACCGGCAACACCAATGGAGCCCAGGGAGAGGTTTATAACACCTATACCCGAAATTTTGAGTGGCTGGCGCAGACAGCCGACCCCAGAGACGGGTTGAGTTTTTCGTTGAATTATTGGGGAGGAACGGGAGCGATGAGCGCTAGTGAGGAGATCTTAGAAGCCGCAGAAATGATCGCAGGTTCAAGCAGCGTTGATTAG